In Bombus vancouverensis nearcticus chromosome 12, iyBomVanc1_principal, whole genome shotgun sequence, the genomic stretch GTAGCCAAGGGGTGAGCATCACCCTGAGCTACCAAAACGCATCCGTCGTCGAGTGTGCCCGAGAGAAAACCGCTGGATTTTGCATTCTCTTACACATGTACACGCGATACATACATAGAAAAGTAACCAGTTTTAGGCAACAGACAATGTTCCCTCCAACCTACTCTGTCTGGATCTCTTGATCGATGTGAGGGCAAGAAGAAGACGTCACGTCGCAGGATCGCGTAAGAGAATAGGCAGAGACAGACATACAGACCAACAGACAGagacagaaaaataaaaaaaaaagaaagttagAAAAACATGTAAAGACGTAACTTACATAGAGAACTGAAGCCGTCCGTGCATGCACATGTTAAATTCCTCATGGTAATATCTGTTCGATAAATCGCAGTTGTTTTAAGATATCGTGATCGTGTGAAAAGAGACTTTGATTCGATGATAAAAGACAGGACTTAAGTGAGATTGTTGACAAAGGTGAAGAAAAAGACGTAAGGCGAGAAAGTGTCATGTGGTAAACAACAAGTTTATAGTGGTATACCGTGCTATGAGACAGAGGATCGCGCTGGACCACCGCGCCCGACAAGGTCGCAGCTGAGACTTGGGCACGATCGAGATTGACTCAAGGTCGCCACGATTTTCTCTATTACGACGTTCGGTATATTCGTCGATAAGACGATAGCCAAGACGAGGACCATAAAAAGGAAGACCACGAAGAGGGATACGCGATCGTTAACATCACGGCTAAAAGGAGAACGTGGTGTGAGGGAGACACACGTCAAAGAGGAAGATCGGGATGGAGGTACGTGCGATGGAGTATCGTCCCGTGATGCCAACGGGGGTGATACCCACCGGACTGCAGGACTACCACACGACCATACCGGACCTCAGCCCGCCGAGGAGCCAAGGCTCCTCCACCGGTGGCGCTTCCTCGATCGGCGACTACGCGCCCCGCATGTACACGCCACCCACACCGCCTACTCCGCACGACGACGACAAGGTAAAGCAGCACATTTCCTTTACCTCAAGGTTAACGCCACGATCACACGTTCGCCATGGAGTTTAGTAGATCTCCGTGGATTTTTCATGTATTTCAAAAGGGTTAGAATAAGTGAAAAGAAGTTGATAATTGAATTTATCAAATAAAGAATCAAGATGATAACAAACCATGGATCTTCACACAATAATGGAAGATCTACCTAACGTGCAATGATATATGCGAAAATAAATAACATTCAAGAACATATAAAATCTTCAAGGTGAATTTTTCTAATTGTAATAAGCGAAGGAGTCAGCGATACTTTGATTGTAATGTTGTTTAAGTAAAAAATTAGAGTAACAGAATACGAATTTTAGctatttatgtaaaattatttcgTTCATGTAGAAGTGCAGCTAGGAATGtgtaatattcaaaaatataatgttaagAAATCATTGTAATTTTATCGGCAATAAGTTACCGTCGTTTAGGTAAAAATTAGGATAATAGTATTATcgtatatttatatcattaagGGGAAACGAAGAATACTCCAAAAAGGAACGAGTTATTGGCCACATCgatttattacaatttaaattaattagagAGTGTTAAACGTGTTACACCGTtgaggaaaataaaatttagattTTGGAAGAAACTAACACAGTGTTTGGATATATATTTTTCTGGAAAATTACATTTAGAtttgaaaagaattaaaagtaTTTCAACTTTAAAAGAAATTCGACACTTTTATATTCGTCGGCTTAACCTCCGATCGTATCGCTCTAtggcaaattaaattaaaagttgTCAAACATATTTCAACATTGCATACCAGCTTCTTTTTGTATAACAAGTCTCTTAGCTT encodes the following:
- the LOC143303473 gene encoding uncharacterized protein LOC143303473 isoform X2, with amino-acid sequence MEVRAMEYRPVMPTGVIPTGLQDYHTTIPDLSPPRSQGSSTGGASSIGDYAPRMYTPPTPPTPHDDDKNHLTLIKSVKILPFTKKRFREIHR
- the LOC143303473 gene encoding uncharacterized protein LOC143303473 isoform X1, whose amino-acid sequence is MEVRAMEYRPVMPTGVIPTGLQDYHTTIPDLSPPRSQGSSTGGASSIGDYAPRMYTPPTPPTPHDDDKWASTTSTEQPNHLTLIKSVKILPFTKKRFREIHR